Part of the Clostridia bacterium genome is shown below.
GGCCGGCGCCCCGGCACCGGCGAGGTCGCGCAGGAGCTCGGCGTGTCCGCCGCGTCGACGACGGCGATGTTCAAGCGCCTCGCGCAGGAAGGCCTCGTCTCCTATCGGGAGTACGGGGGTGTCAGCCTTTCGGAGCGCGGGCGCGCCGTCGCGCTCGGCCTGATTCGCCGCCACCGGCTGGCGGAGCGGTTCCTGACCGACCTGCTGGACCTTCCGTGGGAAGGCGTGCACGAGATCGCGGACCGGTTGGAACACGCGCTGCCGCCGGAGGTGATCGAGCGCTTCGCCGGGCTCCTGGGCGACCCGCGCACCTGCCCGCACGGCCACCCCATCCCCACGACGGACGGCCGGATGCCGGAGATCGATGTCCGGCCGCTGCGGTCCGTCGAGGTCGGGGAGACGGCCGTCCGCCGCCCCGGCGAGGCGCGCCACCCCCCCCCAGTTGGGCCCCCCGGGCGGCAGG
Proteins encoded:
- a CDS encoding metal-dependent transcriptional regulator, with the protein product MPSQAMEDYLLAIYRLEDLGRRPGTGEVAQELGVSAASTTAMFKRLAQEGLVSYREYGGVSLSERGRAVALGLIRRHRLAERFLTDLLDLPWEGVHEIADRLEHALPPEVIERFAGLLGDPRTCPHGHPIPTTDGRMPEIDVRPLRSVEVGETAVRRPGEARHPPPVGPPGRQ